A region of the Clavelina lepadiformis chromosome 9, kaClaLepa1.1, whole genome shotgun sequence genome:
CATATTTACTctatattaaattaaaagcttTAATAATATAACCTGGTAGTCATGTTGCCTGAAGCaattatatttcacaagatTACTCAATAAGTTAAAAATCGATCGAAAAAAGCTCTGTTATAATCTGACAATAAATCCATCAATTACGCCGAACGTATTtctaaaagcataaaaacctTTTACTTTAACGTCATTCACTTCATCTTTATTGATTACGCTTTATGTGGGTCATTCGAGTTTAACTTAAGTCGCTCACCACGTATCGTGAGATGGTCAGCGACTTAAGTAAACTGCGTAAGACTTTGCGTGTAACTAACTGCACGTAAAATAagacttttattttcttcgaATGTGCagcaaagttcaaaataattGATGCGTAACATTGAAAAccaagtaaaataaaactaaagcaATAATTCTTCTTTACTCCGTAAAAAAAGGTTATGTGCTGCTCTCCCGTGGGAAATTTTTTGATGAGATGCCTACAAGCTTGTAATCTAGAAAATAATCAATGTAGATCGACAATTTCTATTGTTAATTACAGAAGGTCGATAAGATCTTGCCATTCAGAGAGTAACTCGGAAAAAGTCTATTCATATTCAGTTTGTTTAGCTTGCTGGTCACCAAAGTAGAAGACGAAGAAATAGTTTGTTTTCATATGACAAAGTGCTGACGAAGACAATAACAGGAAAGCGATTGTTTTGACACAAATAAACTCCAAAACTCTTGCTccaaaagatttttaaaaagtaacgACAGTAAATGTCAAATTCTAACGCAAACGTTCAAAAATAtagttttcaatatttatgAACAGTAATTTAATATTTCGTTTTCAGCTACTATTAAACTAAGTCAGTTACAATTATTTTGCTACAGAAGCTTCAACTTAAGATAACGAGGCTAAGCAAAAATTTGTTCCAACTCAGCGAATTATTAAAATGAGTTTCTAAGAAGAAGAAGgaagtaagaaaatatttcaagcaaTGTTTATCGTGTATCTGCTGATGATAATCGACTACGGTCTTTTATCGATGACATGTAGGTGCCGATTTTCAAACCTAATATTTTAATTCCTAAAGTTCTTTGTCTTCTTTCTAAAAAGTTGAAAGCATTTCTGAAACCTTTCTATCTGGACACAGTTTTACTAAATGCAGTTGCAATTTTTACCTTAATGAACTATTAATTCTTTGATTCCTAATTTTCATTTCCTGTTTTACAGTTCAGTTTTTTCAAGCCGACTTCAGCAATACTCACTTCATCTCGAATACAGACCAACGCAACGACATTAGTTTGTCGGCAAACGCTACGTCAGAGACGACAGCTACAAACCTGACAGCACCAATACAAGGCGTTACGccacaaaatttcagagatGATGAACATGCTATTCTAGCAACACAGAATGTCCACCCTGCTGCAATTTTCGCTGTTAAACCAGCGGTTCAGTCGGTGGTTAACCTATTATCTGGTTCATTGATTGACAGCTTCGGATACGGTGTTCCTATGTTTGTAGGAACTTTGGCCCTTCTTTTAACTGCAATAGGTTGGTTGTACTTCTTTGTTGTACAATTATCTGCTCATTCTCTTAGATTAACAGCTGTATTTTGAAACACAATGTCTgtcttttcttattttttgtcGATTTGTACAAACTATTGTCCACTCTGCTGTTTGAACTCATCTGTGTGATGGAAAGTTTGTTATTGACGGCTGGAAAGTTAAATTAATCTTTTAGAAGGTGTTGATATTTCTAAGGTATTTCGTCATAACTTAAGTTTAGATAAAACAGCGTTTTGAAAACCTAACGGCTTCAcattattttgatattataACCTACCTCTATTTTATTGGTTCGCAACGAGAAAGACATCATAAGGACAAGCTACAGAAGCAACTTTACCTTGTTTCGATTAAACTATGAAAATGTTCATTTTCAGGTTATGGATTCGGCCAGTCTTATTTTTTTCTACTTGTATCGGCCGCTCTACATGGCCTAGGATCTTCATTTGTTACGGTGGGCGGGATGACCATGATGGCCAGGATCTTTAATGACAAGGAGGAAAGAGCAAAAACGTTCAGAACGGCTTTGTCATCCATGGCAATAGGCATGACAGGTAGATGTTGTTGAATGGATATCTTCTCTGTGTAACGTTATCTTTCAAtggaaaatgcaaacaagttgTGGAGTATACGAGGATAAGGTCGTTACAATTTTACATATCAATTTGTAAACTGCATAAGCATATCGACTGTCACAATGTAAATGTCATGTCTATTTCTCTTGAAGCTGGACCGGTATTCGCGAAAGGGGTGGACAGCTTTCAAGATAAAATGATACcgttttttgtatttgccgTTTTGATAACTGTGATCGGGTTCTGTCAAATTTTCTGCATCGGTCTAAAGATTGAAAGAGTGAGTAGGATTTTCATTGCTGATAGTTTTCTGCGTTTTTTCAAGTATGTTGATTTTCTAAGATTGGTACAAAAACTGGTCATCTGCATTAGAACAAGAAGCCAATGACCCTTTCGAAGTTACCCAATGTCAGCTGCATTCTGCTCGCTGTACAAAGTTTGATGATAACTGGATTCGTGTTAGGTGTGTTAATTGGCGGATTTCCAGACTTGTTGATGCGTCGTTTAAAACCCTCCAAATGGGAACTGGGTATGTAGTCTTAAAAGCATATTTATGCTTAAACTTTTCAGCAGTTTATTACAGTTACTCGCATGTTTTGTGTAAATATTAAATCTATTTTCTAGTAGCTAGCAAACTTTTGCATTTAGTCAATTCTGCTACGCTTAAGATGGTGAGCTCCTTTTGTTAATATGGGACTCGACATGTATAAAATTTGAATGATTACGTAATATGTTCTAAACTACAGTTAAGTGAACTTTAGGTTTGTTGTTAATCAAAGCAAAATAGGTACAATAATCCTCTACCAAATGAAATGGTAATACTTActgtattatatatatatatatatatatatatatatgtgtgtgtgtgcgtGTGCTTATATACTTATAACAGGTTTGCTGCGATTAACTAAGTAGCTTAGCAAGACACTTTATCATAAACTTAGCGTTCAAACTGGAGCACCTAAATGCCAAGCTAATGAGAGATCCAATTTAAATctggtaaataattaatcagcgTATTTTTATATGTAACTGTACGTAGGTGATGTTTTTTTATACGGGATTGTTGGATTCGAGTTGTCAGCCATTCTGATCCGCAAACTTCCTTTCAATAACTGGCCTTGGATAGATACAGTGATGGGAATGGTGATTCTCTTTATCGGATTAATTATGTTGACACTTTCGCCAAGgttcaaagtttttattgagataaaattgtttgaaaaaattacagATTTTGTCTAGAaacttttgaatattttttgtcGTCAGTAATTTACAcgaaacaacaaataattaatcaattccAACTTATTTCCTTTTGTCAGCTTTTTGTTCATAACTGTCCCCACAATTGGTTATGGGATTAACTTTATTACCGGTAGTATTTATCCCGACTTGCCTTCGTTGCTTGAAGCTAATCATAAATCCCATTACGGGACCGTCTTTGCACTTGCGGATTGTGGCTTCAGCATTAGTTTCGCTGCAGGTAATATTTAGTAAATGTGACGTTAAGCTATACGATTGGCTAGGCATCAATTTAAaagttatgtttattttaaggTCTCTTGTGTTATTGCGCAATCCTGACCACTTCAAACTTCCACTATGTCATGTGGATGATGGGGTTTATGTGCATGGTGCACGCCACGTGTAACCTTGTGTTCTGGAATTTGAGGAAACCGCAATCGGCAGTATAAAAAGTAAACGCGGAGAAAGGGTCTTATGCACTTTGATAAACTACTGGGTACACACTAGTATAAGCTTTGTACGGTATATACAAGGTTTGTATACACGTGCCGCTAAGGGTCAGCAACGCGATAACActgaaataaagaaatatttaacaacagAAATAAGAAGTTGGTCGAAGGTTTTCTTGTAAAACCAAAAGTTTCTTCATACTGTCTCAGTATATGATAAATAATACATACTGCATAGTGTTGTTACTCTACTTAAGTTATGTTGCTTGCTCTGTGATATTAATCTGTGTCATTTAGCGGCTCCAAAAGTTCCAACAACAACGTTTAAATAATGATTTTTGTCGTGGAAGCTCGAAGAAAGCCGAAAATATGACATTTCAAACAATGATTCCTTACTTCGGTGATGTGCTTAACAGTGTCCTTGTGCAATTGCATGCTTTATTTACGAACCTCCCTTGTACATGATATTGAACTGTTTGTAAAGTTAAGCAAAAGATTAAACTTTAATCGACAATATTCAAACTTTGCAAATGACTTTCGTGCAAGCGTTCCTTTGAATTTCCTGTGTCATTGGTATCATCTTACTCTGATTAATGCAAGGCTAGAAAGCAACACGCACGTCAGACAGCCTCGATATGAGTTTGCCCGGTTCCGAATAGTAGGCCTAGACTTGTGACACACGTGGTGAGGGGCCATCGCTTCGGTAGGCCCACGTGCAATCGTAAACACATCGCTTAGTAATAGATAATTGGCTGTTGTCAAAAtattaagcaaaatattttaaatgcttGGGTCTACTTTTCAAATGGTTTGCTTGtcgataaaatgttttcaactaTAGCTGTTGTCAATGTTTCACAAACACTTGGAAACCATGCAAAGTGCATCTGAGTCCTGTCAAAAGCTTTGAACCAAATAATTTTATGGTAGTTTTCGAAACGGTTCTTCAAATCAAAGGCTGCCATCGGTATATTTAAAAGGTGCAAATATTGTAAAgttctgtttatttttgttgttgtctgTGGAGGAAAGTAACATAAAATGCCATTCCAATGATTGCgtgataaaagttaaaacagcAACTCCAACAGCAAAAAGTGGttgcaaaagtataacattagTTTTCGGTTTGCAGTTTGAAATTATATACTGTCCATTCATTATTGTGCCAAGGATGCGCTGTTCAAATACTTGCAGGATTCATCAATGAGCTtacttgaaaacgttttgACGATACacacaaattttgcatttccaCTTTTAGTGTTTTCAtacaatttcagttttaatttaagtAATGCAGTACGACTGGAAAAATCGTCTGTAATATGCATGAGTACGTTCTACGTAGTCATGTGAGCCTACATATGAATCGTAACGTATACGTATTAGAAAAATtattagttaaattattacaaaaataaattaattatcataaaTATTCATTATAGTATGAATTCAATGCGGTTATTAATACAGGGATTTAAGCTAGGATTGCGAAACTCTGATCATAAGCGACTCTTggtaaaaaaaatcaacatgATTTGGCTTGgagaaaataacaaaatgccAGCTTTGCTTAACGTGCTCTGTATTTTTTTCATCAACTTCGTCCTTCTGTCAACCATGGGTAAGTGCTGATTTTCAAACCTGAGagttttttcttaaatttaattCACTGTGTTGTATTTCGTTTCAATATACTGTACCACACACatcaatttaaaattgaacaaaCATCCTGGTAATGGATTGGTTCCAATTTACGAGACTCTACTAAGTAGAGTCTACCTCATACTAAGATCAGTAAACCAATTATACATTCACCACgctcattcattttattggttacatGATAAGTTGTcgatttgattgatttttcatcgaatccattttattttcaatttcagttATTCCGACCTTTCAGTGGAAAAATCACTTGGAGTTAAAACCATATGTGTACAATGCAAGCAACAACGGTATTACAATGACCCACACCCACACCATTTACATAGATTATTGCTTTGCTATGACCTTCATTTGTTGTTGAATCTGTGACATGATTACTGCAATTAGTAAACGAACTCATGAGACTTAAATGAAGAATATTAAGGACAGTGTTAATACGTCAAAATCggtaatattatttttatacgAAATCTTTTGTACCGTGTATAAATTAGGTGCTTAGGCGTTTCGTTCACTCTTACTCTCCTAGCAGAGTTcattaaatgtttattgtaGGTGGTCCTAGCCTGCCACTGGCAAGTTACAACCAAAAAATTGGAGTCAGCCTACACCTCAAATGTTTTAAGCAGTTTTGcgtttatgaaatttttttgcgGAATTATCTTTTCATTTGTGATACCAATTATAATTGTGGAGACAAGAGGGACGCTACAGATGGTGTAAGCTATTTCAGTTGGACAAAAACGTGTTTAGAATTTTATTCTCCCATTTTGTAAATTAATATGATAATGTTTCTTGTATGTGTTTTATAGCCTGAATTTTTACAGCTTGacgtaaaaaattaaacaaatgatTGATTTATGAATATGTGTCACTTATTCAGCGATACACACGTCCGTAGAAGCTTCTATTTTACGCAGTAACCAAGTAATAAAGAAGCCTAAAAatcattcaaaaatattgttgaaaacattaaatatttattatgaaaTTTCTTTTGAACATGTTAAAGCTTCTGTTTATAACGGCTGTAGTTTTCAATTGGTAACAGATGAAACTGCAAAAGTTGAACCATGATGTCAACGTTACGATTTACACGATGACTGGTACATCATATATACAAAAGGCTATGTAACATAGACACAACATTAGCATATACACGAAAAGGTTTAGCAAAAATCTATTTTCGACATGTCTCATCCGCATCACAAATTCTCGTTACCTTTATTTATCTGAACATTGTGGACAAAGCACCTTTAAGGGTGCTGGGAAAACGGcagtaattatgacgtaattcaaTTCTGTGTTGTACAGTTTTGTCGTGAAGCTGAGTTCAGTTAAGTCGGATCACGGCTGTAAGCAGGCACGCTTTGAAGCCATtcttttcatcaatttttgttttggtatacCCGGCTCATCCATActcggtacaagaaaagaagTTTTATGATGAAACTGATACGTTGAATTTTCGTTGGTGGCTTCTTTGTCATTTGCCAATTAGTATTGGACTCCAGGTTGCGTTTTCGAGTCACAGTTTATACCAACAATTTGTTGGCAGACTGAATTGTAAGTAAACCCAGTTGCCTTCAGAGCCTATAGTTGTTAGTCAAACTCGATTGTTGGTTGGTTTGTCGGTTAGGTTTAGGGTGAAGTTATCAGCGGTGAAGAACATCGTTGGTGAAGGTGAAGTTATCAGCTGTGTTGTGCAGGGGCAGATTCagtgaaaattaatttgttgtttgtcggCATTTTCGATATTACACGGTTTGTTATTCGTcataaactttgacaataTCTTATGAAGATAACAGTGCCAATGGGTCGTCAACTTTATTATGAGCTATGGCCACCACATACCCGGTTTCATCCTGGGATCGTTTCCTGTTCATTTGCTCATGGTCAAACAACGTGGTTGTAAATGCAACTATAAATTTATTCCTATTTCTTATCTTATGGGTTTACTGGCTGTGCTAGTTGTTACTGGCAATTTATCACGATTATTTGGCTTTGTCGTTCTCGACCGTAGCCTACGTTAGCACATGTCATACTAAGAGCTAATGAGGCACtagtaacaaaaaatgtttgccgTCAAAGTTTTCCAAACTAGGCTAcatcaaaaaatatctttttcagcTTCCTTTAAACTTCGTGTCGTGACGACACATTTGCAGTTGCCTACTCCATCGTGGCGTTTGTTgtcctgttatcgttaatgcTTGCTTTGGTCAAGGTGACTCACATGTCATGGGTGTTTTTCCAAAGCTCTTTGGAACGATTAGggctataaaacaaaacacttcaAGCTTTAAAGCAGTAGAAGCATTCCCAGCATCTGAACATGGTGGACAAAGCACCTTTAAGGGCGCTGGGAACGGGACAGTAATTTAATTCCGTGTTCTACAGTTTTGTCATGAAGCTGAGTTCAGTTAAGTCGTATCATGGCTGTAAGTAAGTAACCACGATTTGAAGCAACTCTTGtcatcaacttttgttttggtatACCCGGTTCATCCATACCCTGTACAAGAAAGGAAGTCTAATGATGAAACGGATACTTCGAATTTTCCAAGTTGCGTTTTGGAGTCACAATTTATACCAACAATTTGTTGGCAGGCTTATCAACAATCGGTATAGTtgtaaattacataattacctTAAGTTTAGCCGCTTCGTCTGTAAGCACACTGAGTTGTAAGCAACCCCAGTTGCTTTCAGAGTCTATAGTGGTTAATCAATCTCGGTCAATGGTTGTCAAGGGAAACGTCGTTGGTGAAGGTGAAGTTATTAGCTGTTCTGTGCAGGGGCAGATTCAGTGAAAAGACTGTTCCCTGACCTCCAGTCGCTGGTTACCTTGAACTTCGGCTGCTGACGAGGTTTGCCTGGTTTCAAGACCTACATTGGTTGTAGCGTCAGCTAGGCCAGTAATAAGAAATTTACACACGTTGTAACATTGGGTTGCAGGCAGTTTCATTTGTTGTTGGTCGGTATTTTCAGCTGTGTCATTTAATAAGGATTTGTGATACGAAAAACCTACAATGCCAACAGTTATAGTGCCACAAATATTGGCTCATAAACGGTCTATGATTTTGGAACCAACCCAACGTTGTTCCCATTCAACGTCATATTCCACCCTGCGttgcaataaatgtttttcgcCTCTTCTatactttatgacgtaattgtttGCCAAGTTGAAGTCGAATTTATAGTCGGTGTCTGTAACGTGACGTTTGTCGACACATTACACTCTGTCGCAATATTACCATTGTTGCTTGCATTGCACAAATATGGATTTGACAGTAAAAGATTTTTCCACAGAACGGTCGGAATAactaaaactgaaaataaatggaatcgatgaaaaatcaata
Encoded here:
- the LOC143470528 gene encoding synaptic vesicular amine transporter-like, with the protein product MFIVYLLMIIDYGLLSMTFQFFQADFSNTHFISNTDQRNDISLSANATSETTATNLTAPIQGVTPQNFRDDEHAILATQNVHPAAIFAVKPAVQSVVNLLSGSLIDSFGYGVPMFVGTLALLLTAIGYGFGQSYFFLLVSAALHGLGSSFVTVGGMTMMARIFNDKEERAKTFRTALSSMAIGMTAGPVFAKGVDSFQDKMIPFFVFAVLITVIGFCQIFCIGLKIERNKKPMTLSKLPNVSCILLAVQSLMITGFVLGVLIGGFPDLLMRRLKPSKWELGDVFLYGIVGFELSAILIRKLPFNNWPWIDTVMGMVILFIGLIMLTLSPSFLFITVPTIGYGINFITGSIYPDLPSLLEANHKSHYGTVFALADCGFSISFAAGLLCYCAILTTSNFHYVMWMMGFMCMVHATCNLVFWNLRKPQSAV